From the genome of Rhizobium binae, one region includes:
- a CDS encoding NIPSNAP family protein, with amino-acid sequence MIHELRIYTCLPEKLPALQQRFETATLAIWERLGIRSLGFWTTMIGSSSNDLTYLLEWRSLAEREQKWAEFIADREWQEAKARSEADGPIVANITSSLLKPTRFYRGFSKPSE; translated from the coding sequence ATGATCCACGAATTGCGCATCTATACATGTCTGCCGGAGAAGCTGCCGGCACTGCAACAGCGTTTCGAGACCGCGACGCTGGCGATCTGGGAACGTCTCGGCATCCGCTCGCTCGGCTTCTGGACGACGATGATCGGTTCTTCCAGCAACGATCTGACCTATCTGCTTGAATGGCGGTCGCTGGCGGAGCGCGAGCAAAAATGGGCCGAGTTCATCGCCGATCGGGAGTGGCAGGAGGCGAAGGCGAGAAGCGAGGCGGATGGGCCGATCGTCGCCAACATCACCAGTTCGCTGCTGAAGCCGACGCGCTTCTACCGCGGCTTTTCCAAACCGTCGGAATAG
- a CDS encoding M10 family metallopeptidase C-terminal domain-containing protein: MTTYYVSASSSSGGNGSATSPFHTINEAMAADLKPGDEVVVRAGVYNESVNMYKDGSAAGYITLRSEVPGGAVIHSASGGANGINITANYVAVQGFEVYGSDSHGIVGDGVHHVKIANNVSHDNGASGIAFAGSDFITIEGNETYKNASAGWFSGISLYQNRNITGAPDDGSFRNIIRNNISHDNVTKSGAHTDGNGIIIDDFQSTQTSGHPNYTFKTLVDNNLVYENGSKGIQVTWSDSVTVKNNTAYHNNQDLLNDGTWRGELSNAQSSNNTWVNNIAVADPSVNKNNTAVDNTSYGGYTNKNIVWANNITYNGTAGQASVKTDGGNAMPSSADGNKLGVDPHFAGASSGDFHLASGSAAIDSGTAKYGVDSVDLDGDARVVGTVDMGAYESGSSPASGTPTTPTQPVAPTTPTEPTTTPTQPSSGSGTPTTPTEPTTPTQPTTPTTTTKVYTGTDGNDYLPHTGQSNGGNETYKGLGGNDVLKGGAGSDVLIGGAGRDIMSGGTSSDTFTFKAPTETGSGWNRDVITDFQHGVDKIDLSAIDANGSAQGDAAFHFQAQENALFDKKAGALAWHYEDDHTVIQADLNGDGVHDFEIQLKGHVALGAGDFLL; the protein is encoded by the coding sequence ATGACAACATACTACGTATCGGCGAGCAGCAGCAGCGGCGGTAACGGCAGTGCCACCTCTCCTTTTCACACGATCAATGAGGCGATGGCCGCGGACCTCAAGCCTGGCGACGAGGTCGTGGTGCGCGCGGGCGTCTATAACGAGTCGGTGAACATGTACAAGGATGGTTCCGCGGCCGGCTACATTACCTTGCGGTCGGAGGTACCGGGTGGTGCGGTGATACACTCGGCATCGGGCGGCGCAAATGGTATCAACATCACTGCTAACTACGTGGCGGTCCAGGGCTTCGAGGTCTACGGAAGCGATTCGCACGGTATTGTTGGTGATGGCGTCCACCATGTGAAGATCGCCAACAACGTTTCCCACGACAACGGTGCGTCCGGCATCGCCTTCGCCGGATCCGACTTCATCACGATCGAAGGGAACGAGACTTACAAAAATGCGAGTGCCGGCTGGTTTTCAGGCATTTCCCTCTACCAGAACCGGAATATCACCGGGGCGCCTGATGATGGCAGCTTCCGCAACATCATCCGGAACAACATCTCGCACGACAACGTCACGAAGTCGGGTGCGCACACCGATGGCAACGGCATCATCATCGACGATTTCCAGAGCACGCAGACGAGCGGTCATCCGAACTACACGTTTAAGACCCTGGTCGACAACAACCTCGTCTATGAGAACGGCAGCAAAGGCATCCAGGTTACCTGGAGCGACTCCGTCACGGTGAAGAACAACACCGCATACCACAACAATCAGGACCTGTTGAACGACGGCACCTGGCGCGGCGAACTCAGCAACGCGCAGTCGAGCAACAACACCTGGGTCAACAACATCGCCGTAGCAGACCCGTCGGTGAACAAGAACAACACCGCGGTTGATAACACGTCGTACGGCGGCTACACCAACAAAAACATCGTGTGGGCCAACAACATCACCTACAACGGCACGGCCGGCCAGGCCTCGGTCAAAACCGATGGCGGCAACGCAATGCCTAGCTCGGCGGACGGCAACAAGCTTGGCGTCGACCCGCATTTCGCGGGGGCATCGAGCGGCGACTTCCACCTCGCCTCCGGCTCGGCGGCAATCGACAGCGGAACCGCCAAGTACGGCGTCGACTCGGTTGATCTGGACGGCGACGCTCGCGTCGTTGGAACTGTCGATATGGGCGCCTATGAATCGGGCTCCTCCCCGGCATCGGGAACGCCAACCACGCCGACGCAGCCGGTAGCGCCAACCACGCCGACAGAGCCGACGACTACGCCGACGCAACCGAGCTCCGGCTCGGGGACGCCGACCACACCGACGGAGCCGACTACGCCGACGCAACCGACCACGCCGACTACGACGACGAAGGTATACACCGGCACCGATGGTAACGACTACCTGCCACACACCGGTCAGTCCAACGGCGGCAACGAAACCTACAAGGGTCTCGGCGGCAACGACGTGCTGAAGGGCGGCGCCGGCTCGGACGTCCTCATTGGTGGCGCCGGAAGGGACATCATGAGCGGTGGCACCAGCTCGGATACGTTTACCTTCAAGGCCCCGACGGAGACCGGCTCCGGCTGGAACCGCGACGTCATCACCGACTTCCAGCATGGCGTCGATAAGATCGACCTCTCGGCGATCGATGCGAATGGCTCTGCGCAGGGCGATGCAGCCTTCCATTTCCAGGCGCAGGAGAACGCCTTGTTCGACAAGAAGGCTGGTGCGCTCGCGTGGCACTACGAGGACGACCATACCGTTATCCAGGCCGATTTGAACGGCGACGGCGTTCATGACTTCGAGATCCAGCTGAAGGGCCACGTCGCGCTGGGGGCAGGCGATTTTCTCCTGTAA